TGCCACATGATGTCTTTAACTTGCTCTAAGAGTGTTTCATAATCGGAGAAATCATCCCCGACAAATCCCCCCATTGGAAACCATTCAAGGTTATAGGCGAAAACAGTAATAAGAAAAACACCAACCACATAACCTGGTAAAGCATAACCAACGAAGATCAGAATGGAAGAGGTTGAATCAAATACAGAGCCGTGTTTGATCGCTTTAAAATAACCAAGAGGGATGGAGATGAAATAACTGATAAAAAAGGTCATACCACCGTAAAACAGCGAAACAGGCAGACGCTCAGCGATCATCGTACCAACGGGTTCGTAATAACGTGTCGATTCGCCGAAATCTAAAACCAATAATCGACTAAGCCACTCTGCGTACGCTTCAAAGACGGGTTTATCTAAGCCGTAAAATGCATTAAGTTCGGCCATTTGCTCTTCAGAAAGGGCGGAGTTATTTCCTGCAACATTGACGGTCGCGGTGTCATTGCCAGAATGCATGCTTGCTAACATACGCTCTACTGGACCGCCAGGGACAAATCGCGTAATCGCAAAAATGAGGATAGTGATGCCGAGAAACGTAGGGACAATTAAGGCCATACGTCGAAGGATATACGATAACACCTACAATGAGCTCCATGCTGTGACAAATCAGTTCCAAAAGTTGCAACAATCCCGTTACAACAAAATCATGACCAAGCAGAAGGTACTCGATCACCTCAGCCGCCATGATTTGACAGCTAAGCACGCATTTAAAACAAAATACTGAACTGATATCAAATTCGAAACTGCTAATATGCCTGTCACATTAGCTTCACATCTTGAATAGATAATCACGGATCTTTTCTATCTTTCTCTCCTGTACTATTGAACTAGTCAATAGTTTCCCTTTTCATCAAGGTTTACCGAACTATCTCCTCCAGCAAAAGCAGAAAATGCACAAATAACATTCATTATTTGTGCATTTTTATGCATTTAAAACTTTTTATAAATATCCGCAAATAATGCGATCTATTTCACACTATACCTTCATAAGTATCACATGGCGAACCTATGAAACTAGAGAAGACTTGTATTTATAGACTCTAGTACATCTGCTGGATTTGCCGCTTGAGTGATTGGTCTGCCAATCACTAAGTAATCGGATCCCGCTGCGATTGCCTCAACCGGAGTCATAATACGTCGTTGATCCCCTTGCTCTGAGCCCTGAGGACGAATACCTGGAGTAACTAATTTAAACTCTTGCCCTAAATTTTGTTTCAATAGCGTTGCTTCTTGTGCCGAGCAGACTACACCGTCCAAACCTGCATTTTTTGTCAAAGAAGCCAAACGCATCACTTGCTGCTGAGGTTCCATATCTAAGCCAACACCTGCCAGATCGCTCTGTTCCATGCTGGTCAGCACAGTAACCCCAATTAAAAGCGGCCTTTCTTTTCCATACGGCAGTAGAATCTCTCGAGCAGCGCTCATCATACGGTCACCGCCACTGGCATGCACGTTTACCATCCATACCCCTAACTCCGCGGCCGCCCTCACTGCTTTGGCACAGGTATTTGGGATATCGTGAAATTTCAAATCCAAAAAGACGGAAAAACCACGCTTATGTAATTCACGAACGAAATCCGGACCAAATAGTGTAAACATCTCCTTGCCGACTTTCAGGCGACATGACATGGGTTCAATTCTATCCACAAAGGCAAACGCGTCTGCTTGATTGTCATAGTCTAAAGCCACGATAACTTTTTGGTCGATCATTTCATCTCCTAATATGCTCATTGCTAAAAAAATGCAGCTGGTATTGTGATACCAACTGCATTAAAACTATTCACCGTCCAATCCTCGGATTGGCTTAATCGTCCCCCACCCCTTACAAGAAGGGCAATGCCAATACAGTGAGTGTGTGGAAAAGCCACATTTTCGACATCGATAGTGAGGTTTAACTTTCAGTTGTTCACCGACCATGGCTTGCAAGGTGGTTAAACTCTCTTTTGCTCGTCCTTCTTCCGCTTCCGTGAGGTGGTAATCCATCAAACGGTAGAAGCCTTTCATGGTTGGGTTTTTAATCAGTTGTCTGGTGAGCAACTCTTGAGCAGCGGCAACGCTATCGTGATGCGCGACAAGCTGAGCTAGCATCAATTCTGCCGATACGCCCGCTTTCTTATTGATACATTCGCGAAGAAATTCAACCAGCTCATCTTCTTGCCCTAAGTGATGGTAGCACTCCGCCAAAATGGGTAATGCTTCGCTGACAAAGTCGGGATCTTGCTCCAACACCGCTGTCAGGTACTGGATGGTTTTGCGATACTCTTCATTATCGAGATATATTCGCCCAAGCGAGATCGAAGCACGAACACATTGAGGGTCTTCTGCTAAGGCTTTCTTGAAATAGCCAATGGCTTTGGTGCGATTGCCATCTTCCTGTTCCAACATCGCCAGCTCACACCAGTAATGCGCGATACTTTTACGAATCGAAGTTTTGCCTGTTTTGAGTAACAGATGGGCATAGTGAATGGCTTTTTCCCACTCACGAGTCTGTTGATAGATGCTCACCAACTGCTGTAAAGCCGCATCACGATGATCCGGTTCTTCGACAAGTTGCTCAAAAATCTTTTCTGCCCGATCCAAAAAGCCGGAAGCCATGTAATCTTTCGCTAACTGCTGCAGCGCTAAGTTTTTTTGATCCAATGTCAGGCCGGAGCGAGAGATAAGATTTTGGTGAATACGAATCGCACGATCAACCTCGCCCCGAGAGCGAAACAGATTGCCCAGAGCTAGATGCGTATCAATCGTTTCATTATCGACCTGTAGTAGCTCGATGAAGTGATCTACCGCTTTATCTGATTGATCAGATAAGAGTAGATTAAGACCCGTCATGTACTGCTGGGAGATCTGATGGGAGTGTTTCCGCTTGTCATCCTGTGCGCTACGATGGCCCATATACCAACCGTAAGCAGCCGCAATCGGGAGTAACAAGAAGAGTAATTCAAGCATTCAGCTAACTTGTCCTTAGGCTTGCTTTTCCACTTGGGTATTCTGCTTTTTCAACTGCTTGTTCAATTTGCGCAGTTTCAGTTGCATCTTAAATTGGATGCTAGCAAAGATGGCCCAAGAGAGAGCAAATCCCGCAACAAAAACCACGCCAAGCAAAGTTGATAAATGGAAGTCACCTTTTGCTAAAAGATAGTTAAATGTAACAACTTGCTGATTTTGTGAGCCTAAAGCCAGAGCTATAAGAAAGAGAGCTATAACAGCAATGATTTTTATAATTTTCATGTTTCATCACCCTTTGAGAGTTAGCCGATAGATTATGCAGGAAAACGTTTCTCCAGACCACGGATAATAACAATTATCTAATCATAAAAAAGCGGCATACACTAAGTATGCCGCTTTTAGTCAATATTCTGTTCATTTAGCCGAGATTTACGCGCTCACGTAACTCTTTACCCGGTTTAAAGTGTGGAACGTGCTTACCTTCCAATTCCACTTTGTCGCCCGTTTTAGGATTTCGGCCAACTCGTGGCTCACGGTAATGAAGTGAGAAACTACCAAAACCACGAATCTCAATACGATCGCCACTTTCTAAAGTCGAAGCCATGTGCTCCAGAATATCTTTGACAGCATCTTCAATCTCTTTCGCTGACAGATGCGTCTGTTCAGCACAGAGTCTTTCAATCAACTCAGACTTAGTCATAGTTTCCCCTTCGAGTCATTTTTATCACTCATTATAGTAAGTAATATCAATTCCAACAAACACTTGCTACAAAATGTAGTGAAAAATCCACCACCAAACTACCTCTTTTAAGGGTAAGTGTAGATTTATCAGCAAAACTATCAAGACCTTGTGTAAATATCTTCTGAAATCAATACTATGATTTTTAACTTATGTGACGCGCAGACAAAAAAAGGAGCCTTTCGGCTCCTTTTTTAAGACGTAGATTATTCGCCTTTAGCTGCTTTGAAAGCGTCAGCCATTGCATTACCAAACGCAGCGTCGTCCGCTTTGTTGATAGTTGCCATTGCTTCTTGCTCTTCAGCTTCGTCTTTCGCTTTGATAGACAGGTTGATTACACGGTTCTTACGGTCAACGCCAGTAAATTTCGCTTCAACTTTGTCACCAACGCTCAGGATCAATGATGCATCTTCGATACGGTCACGTGATACTTCAGAAGCGCGGATGTAACCTTCAACACCATCTTCTAGCTCGATGGTTGCGCCTTTCGCGTCAACTGCAGTTACAGTACCGTTTACTAGAACGCCTTTCTTGTTGTCAGCTACATAAGCATTGAATGGGTCATTTTCCATTTGCTTAACGCCTAGAGAAATACGCTCACGCTCAGCGTCTACAGCTAGAACTACTGCAGAGATTTCATCGCCTTTCTTGAATTCACGAACTGCTTCTTCTCCTGGTACGTTCCAAGAGATATCAGACAGGTGAACTAGACCGTCGATGCCGCCATCTAGACCGATGAAGATACCGAAGTCAGTGATAGACTTGATCTTACCAGTAACTTTGTCGCCTTTAGCTTGAGCTTCAGCGAATGACTGCCATGGGTTAGCTTTACACTGTTTCAGACCTAGAGAGATACGACGACGTTCTTCGTCGATTTCCAGAACCATAACCTCAACTTCGTCGCCAACATTAACAACTTTAGATGGGTGGATGTTCTTGTTAGTCCAATCCATTTCAGAAACGTGTACTAAACCTTCAACGCCTTCTTCGATTTCAACGAAACAGCCGTAGTCAGTTAGGTTAGTAACGCGACCAGACAGTTTGTGACCTTCTGGGTAACGTTTAGCGATTGCTACCCATGGATCTTCGCCTAGTTGCTTCAGACCTAGTGATACGCGAGTGCGATCACGATCGAACTTAAGAACTTTAACTAAGATCTCGTCACCAACGTTAACGATTTCAGATGGGTGCTTAACGCGCTTCCACGCCATGTCAGTGATGTGTAGCAAGCCGTCAACGCCACCTAGATCTACGAACGCACCGTAGTCAGTTAGGTTCTTAACGATACCTTTAACTTCGCTGCCTTCTTGTAGAGTTTCTAGAAGTTCATCACGTTCTACGCTGCTTTCAGATTCGATAACAGCACGACGAGAAACAACGACGTTGTTACGCTTCTGATCAAGTTTGATAACTTTGAACTCTAGCTCTTTGTTTTCTAGGTGAGCAGTGTCACGGATAGGACGTACGTCTACTAGAGAACCAGGAAGGAAAGCACGGATACCGTTTAGTTCAACAGTGAAACCGCCTTTAACTTTACCGTTGATGATACCAACAACAGTTTCAGCTTCTTCGTAAGCTTTCTCAAGAACGATCCAAGCTTCGTGACGCTTCGCTTTCTCACGAGAAAGTTGAGTTTCACCGAAACCGTCTTCTACAGCGTCCAGAGCAACGTCTACTTCAGAACCAACTTCAACTTCAAGTTCGCCAGCAGCGTTCTTGAACTGTTCAGCAGGGATTGCAGACTCAGACTTAAGACCAGCGTCAACAAGAACGTAGCCGTTTTCGATAGCAACTACAGTACCTTTAACGATAGTACCTTGTTGGAATTGGGTCTCGCTTAGAAACTCTTCAAAGAGTTGAGCAAAAGATTCAGTCATTTATTTAATCTTCAAAAAATTAAACTTCCATGGGTATCCTACCGCATGGGGTTATTAAATTCGCCAATCATCATCCTTGCGATCAACGTTCTTCACTGACTCAGCAGAATTACTCAGCCAGCTTCGATTCGATATATTGTAGTGCTTTTTCGACCACTTCGTCGATACTCATCGACGTAGAATCGAGCACAAGCGCATCCTCTGCAGGGCGTAATGGCGCCACTGGGCGGTTACGATCTCGGTCGTCACGCTCTTGGATCTCGCTCAAAAGGTCGTCAAATCTAACATCTAACCCTTTATCTTGCAACTGTTTAAGGCGTCGATGCGCACGCTCTTGTGCGCTGGCATCAAGGAAAATTTTGGCCTGCGCTTGCGGGAAAACAACGGTACCCATATCGCGACCATCCGCCACCAAACCTGGAGCCGTCTCAAAGGCGCGTTGACGACGTAATAGCGCTTCACGCACTCGTGGCAATGCTGCAACTTTTGACGCCGCCATGCCGGTTTCTTCTTTACGCAGCTCTTTAGAAACGTCTTCACCCTCAAGAATGACCTTGACCAAGTCGCCTTCAGCAATAAATTGTACGTCAAGATGAGTGGCTAGCGGGACAAGTGCATCTTCCGACTCGGTATCCACACCATGATGAATCGCGGCCAATGCTAAAACACGGTAAATTGCGCCAGAATCTAACAGTTGAAAGCCGAGCTTTTTCGACAGCAACATACAAAGAGTGCCTTTACCCGCACCACTTGGTCCATCTACGGTGATCACCGGAGTCTGAGAGGACATGTTCTTCTCCACTTTGTTTTCTTTCTTTGGGCGTATGCCCCATATCAGCGGCGCATATTATAGAGCGAAACCGCTTCTCGGGCGAGGACAAAAGCTGTGTAAAGCATTGCACATGGAAATGCTTTCTCAACGCGATGGCAAAAAAGAAAAGCGGCGAAAGCTTTTACTCTCACCGCTAGAGGTTTTACAGGCTGATTTGCTCAGAGCTGTCGCTTTAACATGGCTCTTTTACAAGATGGGCTTTTGCCCTCTTTCGACCAATTTCAGCAGTACGCCATCGGCCACCTTGCCAGCGACGCCCGCTAATTTATCGGCTAACTTTTTCTTTTGCGTATAGTGAATTGAAAGCACCGTTTTCTCTTTACAAGCGGCCACAATCAGATCATCGGAAGTGGCAATCTCATCGACTAAGCCAAGCGTTTGTGCCTGAGTACCAAACCAATGTTCGCCAGTGGCTACTTTATCTAGATCTAATTCCGGACGATGCTGACGAATGAAATCTTTAAAGAGTCCATGTGTTTCTTCCAGCTCTTGCTTGAATTTGTCTCTGGCTTTGTCGGTGTTCTCACCAAACATAGTGAGGGTGCGCTTGTACTCACCGGCCGTTAACTGCTCGAACTCGATATCATTTTTTTTCAATAACTTATTGAAATTAGGCAACTGTGCAATCACCCCGATCGAGCCGACGATCGCAAATGGCGCAGAGACAATCTTATCGGCGATACAGGCCATCATATAGCCGCCACTGGCTGCCACTTTGTCGACCGCGATGGTCAAAGGCAACCCGGCCGCTTTAATGCGATCCAACTGCGAAGAGGCCAGCCCATAGCCATGAACCATACCGCCACCGCTTTCCAAGCGGAGTAACACTTCATCTCCGGGTTTTGCGACTGCTAAAATCGCGGTCACTTCCTCTCTAAGCGAAGCCACTTCTTTTGCATCAATACTGCCATGAAAATCAATCACAAACAGATGCGACTCGCGTTTACTCTCTAAACGTCCCTCTTTGGCCGCTTTTTTGATCTCTTTACCGCGCGCTTTGTCTTTCTCTTTTTCTTCTTTCTTACTCGCTTTATCGCGAGCCTTGAGAAAAGCGTTATCGTGCAGGTAATGTTCTAAGTGCTCAACGGTATGCTTGTACTGCTCAGATAGATCCGTCACTTCCAGTTGGCCTTTTCTCGAAGATGATTTGCTACTGACTGATTTGACCAGCACCAGCAGCACTACCACCGCAACAATAAAGGTGACAACTTTGGCCAAAAACAGGCCATAGTCCAATAAAAATTCCAATGTGATACCCCCTAAAGTGTGAATTAGTGTATTGTAACCATCTTGTCACGATTACCAAGACTTTCCGTTGCATATCTGTTTGATTTTGCAACATAGGAACCATACAAAAATCAAGAAGGATTGAGCACGGTGGACTATTCAACCTCTGCAGATGCCCTGAACAATAAAGTGATTCTGGTAACAGGTGCTGGTGCTGGCATTGGTCGCCAAGCAGCCCTAACCTACGCAAAACATGGCGCGACCGTTATCTTATTAGGCCGCAACGTCAAAAACCTCGAAAGTATTTACGATGAAATCGAAGCGGCGGGTTACCCTCAAGCGGCAATTATTCCGCTCGATCTCAAGGGCGCGAGCAAGCAAAACTACATCGATATGGCGGAGACCATTGAAGGCCAGTTTGGTCGCTTAGACGGCCTACTACATAATGCTGGCGTGCTCGCTACATTGAGCCCGTTTGATCAGATCAGCGAAGAAGACTTTGACGATACGATGCAAATCAACGTCAAGGCGGAGTTTCTGATGACACAAGCGCTGCTGCCCTTATTGCGTAACGCTGAAGCAGGGCGAATTATTTTTACTTCATCAACGGTGGGTCATGTAGGGCGCTCTTTCTGGGGCTCGTACTCTATTTCTAAGTTTGCCGTTGAAGGTATGATGCAGATTCTGGCTGACGAAATGAGCAATACGCCGATACGTGTGAACGCAATTAATCCGGGCGCTACCCGTACCCGCATGCGCGAAAAAGCTTACCCTGGCGAAGACGCAAATAGCTTGAAAACACCGGCAGACTTGATGCCGCTTTATCTGCACTTGATGGATCCAGCCACACAAGTCAATGGTCAGTGCATTGATGCTCAACCAAAGCGTTCATAATCGCCTCTCACTGTTTGAGTAACTCTCTACCTTTGGGCCGCAGTACTTTCGTATTGTGGCCCTTTTCATTTTTACCGCTAAATTTTCTTGCCAGTTTCTCTTGCATCAATATACTGTATTTATATACAGGTGTAATTCTATGCAAGATATCATTCAAACTTTAAAAAATCAGCACTTAATCTGGCAAGCCGATCAAACCTCGACTGAGCAGAGTGACATTGTCATAAGCTCAGGCTATACCGAGCTAGATCATCTACTTGGTGGCGGCTTTCCTTCTCACGGCGTGGTGGAGATAGAGTCTAAGTTGGCGATTGGCGAGCTGCGTTTGCTGACATCCTTGTTGCAACAACGCTTCCAAGAAGGCATGGTCGTTTTGCTGCAACCACCAGCTCAGGTTAATGCCGCCTTTTTAGCTTACTTAGGCTATCCGTTAGCAGAAACGCTGGTTCTCCTGCCTGACTCGGAAAAAAAAGCATTGTGGGCGGCAGAACAATGTTTAAAAAGTGGCGCTTGTCGCTGCGTTCTGCTGTGGCAAAACGAGCTTGAAATTCATCAGGTAAAACGGCTCCAAGTCGCCAGTGAACAAGGCGCCAGTCTGCTTTTCGTTTTTCGTTTACCGAAACCCATGCGCCTTTCATTACCTCTGTCACTCAGCCTCACTCTACAGCCAAGACCATTTGGCCTCAGTGTTCAGGTGAAAAAGCGCAAAGGCGGTTGGTCGCGAGGTACCACTGAGATCGACTTTCGGCCACTCTTTACATCGTTAACCTTACCGAGCGCGACGTTACCCGATAGCGTGCTTTCTTTTCCTGTGGTTCGAGAGGGCTAGTAGGATGAATCTATGGCTCTATCTCCATTTTCCAGCTTTGCAATTAGACAGTCTTGCTGAGGCAGAGAAGGACGTTGCAATTGCCATCGTCAATAAGCACTCTCACCAAATCATGCAAAGCAATGCGGCCGCCAAAGCAGCCGGAGTTCAGCCTAATATGGGCCTTGCAAGCGCTGCTGCGCTTTGTGCCCATTTGCAGGTCGTGCCTTATGATGCAGAAATTGAGAACAATAGGCTCAAAGAGATCGCCCAATGGCTCTATCTGGTGACCGCCGATCTGGTGCTGATACCTCCGCAAGGACTGTTGATCCGCGCTAGCCATATGTTGCAGTTGTACTCTGGCCTCGCAGGTTACTGGCAAGTTTTATCGGCTCATTTAAAACCGCTTTCACTGCGCTTCCATTATGCTTGTGCTTACTCTCCCCTTGCCGCCATGCTGTTAGCCAAAGCAGGCAATGATTTGCTAAGTGATGATCGTGATGCCATTGCCCTGCGCTTAGGGCAGCACGATTTGCAATGCACTGAACTGTCCGTTGCAACGGTCGAGAAACTGCGCCGCGTCGGGATTAACACCTTAGCGGATTTATTGGCTTTGCCTCTTGCAGAGGTTGCACGGCGTTTTGATATCGATCTGGTCAACTATATCGGTAAGCTGACCGGGCAATTTAAACATCCCGTCGATTTTTATCACCCGCCCGCCCATTTTCGCCAAGAACTTGAGCTACTGTATGAGATTGAAAATGTGCAGTGGTTAGAAAAGCCGTTGAGCAAGTTATTAAAGCAGCTTGAAAACCACCTCCGATTACAAGATCAGGTTGCCTATGAATTAGCACTGACATTGCAACAACGCGAAGGACAGCGCAAGCGCGTTATTTTTACTTCAGCACAAGGAGATTACCTCTGGCACAAGTGGCAAACGCTTGCTTGCCTAACACTGGAATCTTTAACCTTAGACGCCCCCGTAACGCGTTTAACGCTTGAAGTGCAAAGGCAAGGTGAGCATGGGCTCAATAAAGCGGAGCTGTTTTCAAAATCGACTGGCGTTCTATCCGCTGCTGAGCTTTGCTCGCTGTTGCAGGCTAAACTGGGTAACGAGGCCGTTGTACAACCTTCCCTTAAGCAAGATCCACGGCCAGAAAAAGCCACCGACTATCGGCCCGTTTTGCAGTCGTCCCCGCATCTCCTTCCTGATTGCCATGCATTGCGACCTAGCTTTCTTCTAACCACTCCTGAGGTTTTGCGCCAACAAGTCGATTTAATTCACGGGCCAGAAAGAGTGGTCAGCGGTTGGTGGGATGGCGATGATGTCATGCGCGACTACTTCAT
The Vibrio navarrensis DNA segment above includes these coding regions:
- a CDS encoding ABC transporter permease subunit; the encoded protein is MLSYILRRMALIVPTFLGITILIFAITRFVPGGPVERMLASMHSGNDTATVNVAGNNSALSEEQMAELNAFYGLDKPVFEAYAEWLSRLLVLDFGESTRYYEPVGTMIAERLPVSLFYGGMTFFISYFISIPLGYFKAIKHGSVFDSTSSILIFVGYALPGYVVGVFLITVFAYNLEWFPMGGFVGDDFSDYETLLEQVKDIMWHAILPLICYLIGDFATLTMTMKNSLMENLSSDYIRTAIAKGLPFQKAVRKHALQNSLIPIASHFGNSLLFFMTGSFLIEVIFNIDGIGLLGYESIIERDYPVVMGIVAINAVMLMVGNILSDLCVALTDPRVRFGA
- the pyrF gene encoding orotidine-5'-phosphate decarboxylase translates to MIDQKVIVALDYDNQADAFAFVDRIEPMSCRLKVGKEMFTLFGPDFVRELHKRGFSVFLDLKFHDIPNTCAKAVRAAAELGVWMVNVHASGGDRMMSAAREILLPYGKERPLLIGVTVLTSMEQSDLAGVGLDMEPQQQVMRLASLTKNAGLDGVVCSAQEATLLKQNLGQEFKLVTPGIRPQGSEQGDQRRIMTPVEAIAAGSDYLVIGRPITQAANPADVLESINTSLL
- the lapB gene encoding lipopolysaccharide assembly protein LapB — translated: MLELLFLLLPIAAAYGWYMGHRSAQDDKRKHSHQISQQYMTGLNLLLSDQSDKAVDHFIELLQVDNETIDTHLALGNLFRSRGEVDRAIRIHQNLISRSGLTLDQKNLALQQLAKDYMASGFLDRAEKIFEQLVEEPDHRDAALQQLVSIYQQTREWEKAIHYAHLLLKTGKTSIRKSIAHYWCELAMLEQEDGNRTKAIGYFKKALAEDPQCVRASISLGRIYLDNEEYRKTIQYLTAVLEQDPDFVSEALPILAECYHHLGQEDELVEFLRECINKKAGVSAELMLAQLVAHHDSVAAAQELLTRQLIKNPTMKGFYRLMDYHLTEAEEGRAKESLTTLQAMVGEQLKVKPHYRCRKCGFSTHSLYWHCPSCKGWGTIKPIRGLDGE
- a CDS encoding LapA family protein, encoding MKIIKIIAVIALFLIALALGSQNQQVVTFNYLLAKGDFHLSTLLGVVFVAGFALSWAIFASIQFKMQLKLRKLNKQLKKQNTQVEKQA
- the ihfB gene encoding integration host factor subunit beta, with the translated sequence MTKSELIERLCAEQTHLSAKEIEDAVKDILEHMASTLESGDRIEIRGFGSFSLHYREPRVGRNPKTGDKVELEGKHVPHFKPGKELRERVNLG
- the rpsA gene encoding 30S ribosomal protein S1, with translation MTESFAQLFEEFLSETQFQQGTIVKGTVVAIENGYVLVDAGLKSESAIPAEQFKNAAGELEVEVGSEVDVALDAVEDGFGETQLSREKAKRHEAWIVLEKAYEEAETVVGIINGKVKGGFTVELNGIRAFLPGSLVDVRPIRDTAHLENKELEFKVIKLDQKRNNVVVSRRAVIESESSVERDELLETLQEGSEVKGIVKNLTDYGAFVDLGGVDGLLHITDMAWKRVKHPSEIVNVGDEILVKVLKFDRDRTRVSLGLKQLGEDPWVAIAKRYPEGHKLSGRVTNLTDYGCFVEIEEGVEGLVHVSEMDWTNKNIHPSKVVNVGDEVEVMVLEIDEERRRISLGLKQCKANPWQSFAEAQAKGDKVTGKIKSITDFGIFIGLDGGIDGLVHLSDISWNVPGEEAVREFKKGDEISAVVLAVDAERERISLGVKQMENDPFNAYVADNKKGVLVNGTVTAVDAKGATIELEDGVEGYIRASEVSRDRIEDASLILSVGDKVEAKFTGVDRKNRVINLSIKAKDEAEEQEAMATINKADDAAFGNAMADAFKAAKGE
- the cmk gene encoding (d)CMP kinase yields the protein MSSQTPVITVDGPSGAGKGTLCMLLSKKLGFQLLDSGAIYRVLALAAIHHGVDTESEDALVPLATHLDVQFIAEGDLVKVILEGEDVSKELRKEETGMAASKVAALPRVREALLRRQRAFETAPGLVADGRDMGTVVFPQAQAKIFLDASAQERAHRRLKQLQDKGLDVRFDDLLSEIQERDDRDRNRPVAPLRPAEDALVLDSTSMSIDEVVEKALQYIESKLAE
- the sohB gene encoding protease SohB, yielding MEFLLDYGLFLAKVVTFIVAVVVLLVLVKSVSSKSSSRKGQLEVTDLSEQYKHTVEHLEHYLHDNAFLKARDKASKKEEKEKDKARGKEIKKAAKEGRLESKRESHLFVIDFHGSIDAKEVASLREEVTAILAVAKPGDEVLLRLESGGGMVHGYGLASSQLDRIKAAGLPLTIAVDKVAASGGYMMACIADKIVSAPFAIVGSIGVIAQLPNFNKLLKKNDIEFEQLTAGEYKRTLTMFGENTDKARDKFKQELEETHGLFKDFIRQHRPELDLDKVATGEHWFGTQAQTLGLVDEIATSDDLIVAACKEKTVLSIHYTQKKKLADKLAGVAGKVADGVLLKLVERGQKPIL
- a CDS encoding YciK family oxidoreductase — encoded protein: MDYSTSADALNNKVILVTGAGAGIGRQAALTYAKHGATVILLGRNVKNLESIYDEIEAAGYPQAAIIPLDLKGASKQNYIDMAETIEGQFGRLDGLLHNAGVLATLSPFDQISEEDFDDTMQINVKAEFLMTQALLPLLRNAEAGRIIFTSSTVGHVGRSFWGSYSISKFAVEGMMQILADEMSNTPIRVNAINPGATRTRMREKAYPGEDANSLKTPADLMPLYLHLMDPATQVNGQCIDAQPKRS
- the imuA gene encoding translesion DNA synthesis-associated protein ImuA, which codes for MQDIIQTLKNQHLIWQADQTSTEQSDIVISSGYTELDHLLGGGFPSHGVVEIESKLAIGELRLLTSLLQQRFQEGMVVLLQPPAQVNAAFLAYLGYPLAETLVLLPDSEKKALWAAEQCLKSGACRCVLLWQNELEIHQVKRLQVASEQGASLLFVFRLPKPMRLSLPLSLSLTLQPRPFGLSVQVKKRKGGWSRGTTEIDFRPLFTSLTLPSATLPDSVLSFPVVREG
- a CDS encoding Y-family DNA polymerase; amino-acid sequence: MNLWLYLHFPALQLDSLAEAEKDVAIAIVNKHSHQIMQSNAAAKAAGVQPNMGLASAAALCAHLQVVPYDAEIENNRLKEIAQWLYLVTADLVLIPPQGLLIRASHMLQLYSGLAGYWQVLSAHLKPLSLRFHYACAYSPLAAMLLAKAGNDLLSDDRDAIALRLGQHDLQCTELSVATVEKLRRVGINTLADLLALPLAEVARRFDIDLVNYIGKLTGQFKHPVDFYHPPAHFRQELELLYEIENVQWLEKPLSKLLKQLENHLRLQDQVAYELALTLQQREGQRKRVIFTSAQGDYLWHKWQTLACLTLESLTLDAPVTRLTLEVQRQGEHGLNKAELFSKSTGVLSAAELCSLLQAKLGNEAVVQPSLKQDPRPEKATDYRPVLQSSPHLLPDCHALRPSFLLTTPEVLRQQVDLIHGPERVVSGWWDGDDVMRDYFIARTHDGQWLWIFRDQQQRWFVHGLFC